A DNA window from Choristoneura fumiferana chromosome 2, NRCan_CFum_1, whole genome shotgun sequence contains the following coding sequences:
- the LOC141445238 gene encoding troponin I-like isoform X2 — MADDDKKRLEEAKKAKQAEIDRKRAEVRKRMEEASKAKKAKKGFMTPERKKKLRLLLRKKAAEELKKEQERKAAERRRIIEERCGKPKNIEDANEAELQTICQMYWHRIYNLEGDKYELERAIEIRKMEVKLHIRIGMHYDMS, encoded by the exons atggcggatgatGAT aaAAAGCGTCTCGAGGAG GCGAAGAAGGCCAAACAGGCCGAGATCGACCGCAAGCGCGCTGAGGTGCGCAAGCGCATGGAGGAGGCCTCCAAGGCCAAGAAGGCGAAGAAGGGTTTCATGACCCCCGAGAGGAAGAAGAAACTCAGG TTGCTGCTGCGTAAGAAAGCCGCTGAGGAGTTGAAGAAGGAACAGGAGCGTAAAGCTGCCGAGAGGAGGCGTATCATTGAGGAGAGGTGTGGTAAACCCAAGAACATTGAAGATGCAAACGAAG CGGAACTGCAGACGATATGTCAAATGTACTGGCACAGAATATACAACCTTGAGGGGGATAAATATGAACTAGAACGAGCGATCGAAATTAGGAAAATGGAGGTAAAACTGCATATTAGGATTGGAATGCATTATGATATGAGTTGA
- the LOC141445238 gene encoding troponin I-like isoform X4, with protein sequence MADDDAKKAKQAEIDRKRAEVRKRMEEASKAKKAKKGFMTPERKKKLRLLLRKKAAEELKKEQERKAAERRRIIEERCGKPKNIEDANEAELQTICQMYWHRIYNLEGDKYELERAIEIRKMEVKLHIRIGMHYDMS encoded by the exons atggcggatgatGAT GCGAAGAAGGCCAAACAGGCCGAGATCGACCGCAAGCGCGCTGAGGTGCGCAAGCGCATGGAGGAGGCCTCCAAGGCCAAGAAGGCGAAGAAGGGTTTCATGACCCCCGAGAGGAAGAAGAAACTCAGG TTGCTGCTGCGTAAGAAAGCCGCTGAGGAGTTGAAGAAGGAACAGGAGCGTAAAGCTGCCGAGAGGAGGCGTATCATTGAGGAGAGGTGTGGTAAACCCAAGAACATTGAAGATGCAAACGAAG CGGAACTGCAGACGATATGTCAAATGTACTGGCACAGAATATACAACCTTGAGGGGGATAAATATGAACTAGAACGAGCGATCGAAATTAGGAAAATGGAGGTAAAACTGCATATTAGGATTGGAATGCATTATGATATGAGTTGA
- the LOC141445238 gene encoding troponin I-like isoform X5, protein MADDDKKRLEEAKKAKQAEIDRKRAEVRKRMEEASKAKKAKKGFMTPERKKKLRLLLRKKAAEELKKEQERKAAERRRIIEERCGKPKNIEDANEAALTSIITGYHQRITKIEEEKYDAEIEVARKQLEV, encoded by the exons atggcggatgatGAT aaAAAGCGTCTCGAGGAG GCGAAGAAGGCCAAACAGGCCGAGATCGACCGCAAGCGCGCTGAGGTGCGCAAGCGCATGGAGGAGGCCTCCAAGGCCAAGAAGGCGAAGAAGGGTTTCATGACCCCCGAGAGGAAGAAGAAACTCAGG TTGCTGCTGCGTAAGAAAGCCGCTGAGGAGTTGAAGAAGGAACAGGAGCGTAAAGCTGCCGAGAGGAGGCGTATCATTGAGGAGAGGTGTGGTAAACCCAAGAACATTGAAGATGCAAACGAAG CGGCTCTTACGAGCATCATTACCGGTTACCATCAGCGTATCACCAAGATCGAGGAGGAGAAGTACGATGCCGAGATCGAAGTAGCGCGCAAACAGCTAGAGGTCTGA
- the LOC141445238 gene encoding troponin I-like isoform X1 produces the protein MADDDKKRLEEAKKAKQAEIDRKRAEVRKRMEEASKAKKAKKGFMTPERKKKLRLLLRKKAAEELKKEQERKAAERRRIIEERCGKPKNIEDANEDELRSICTAHYDRINRLENEKYDLEYVVKRKDHEVVRRANWGSSLLTN, from the exons atggcggatgatGAT aaAAAGCGTCTCGAGGAG GCGAAGAAGGCCAAACAGGCCGAGATCGACCGCAAGCGCGCTGAGGTGCGCAAGCGCATGGAGGAGGCCTCCAAGGCCAAGAAGGCGAAGAAGGGTTTCATGACCCCCGAGAGGAAGAAGAAACTCAGG TTGCTGCTGCGTAAGAAAGCCGCTGAGGAGTTGAAGAAGGAACAGGAGCGTAAAGCTGCCGAGAGGAGGCGTATCATTGAGGAGAGGTGTGGTAAACCCAAGAACATTGAAGATGCAAACGAAG ATGAACTTAGGAGCATTTGCACTGCCCACTACGATCGCATCAATCGCCTTGAAAATGAAAAGTACGACCTGGAATACGTCGTTAAAAGGAAAGATCACGAGGTAGTGAGACGAGCCAACTGGGGCAGTTCTCTCTTGACAAACTGA
- the LOC141445238 gene encoding troponin I-like isoform X3, with the protein MADDDAKKAKQAEIDRKRAEVRKRMEEASKAKKAKKGFMTPERKKKLRLLLRKKAAEELKKEQERKAAERRRIIEERCGKPKNIEDANEDELRSICTAHYDRINRLENEKYDLEYVVKRKDHEVVRRANWGSSLLTN; encoded by the exons atggcggatgatGAT GCGAAGAAGGCCAAACAGGCCGAGATCGACCGCAAGCGCGCTGAGGTGCGCAAGCGCATGGAGGAGGCCTCCAAGGCCAAGAAGGCGAAGAAGGGTTTCATGACCCCCGAGAGGAAGAAGAAACTCAGG TTGCTGCTGCGTAAGAAAGCCGCTGAGGAGTTGAAGAAGGAACAGGAGCGTAAAGCTGCCGAGAGGAGGCGTATCATTGAGGAGAGGTGTGGTAAACCCAAGAACATTGAAGATGCAAACGAAG ATGAACTTAGGAGCATTTGCACTGCCCACTACGATCGCATCAATCGCCTTGAAAATGAAAAGTACGACCTGGAATACGTCGTTAAAAGGAAAGATCACGAGGTAGTGAGACGAGCCAACTGGGGCAGTTCTCTCTTGACAAACTGA